A genome region from Perca fluviatilis chromosome 20, GENO_Pfluv_1.0, whole genome shotgun sequence includes the following:
- the ctage5 gene encoding melanoma inhibitory activity protein 2 isoform X4: MAVSRVYTILWSTGIVFVILPHLNLGLLSDYKICGDSECESLMSRVQAIRDHRGKDCRFLSFRQGDTIFVYHKLSGKREDLWAGSIDKQFGYFPKDAVQEEQVYAAVEKVVETQKSDFFCMDEFGYPIDSSHLDSDDDKDDDDPKIQNQESEITQTTPHTVATNAESPSTSEDPSTESPVPAQDADGTLTEEAENKNARDAAVGIHEEARKTSAALNEQGVINQILDFVHQIAEDSTTHVCAVTELLIWLTEQVVSTLPDDIRPGPDLYGVPWEPVIITSVVGLVTMLLFTCRCYSSVKSRMYQGKEQRMAEQVAQLLDEKCKVLETLSKCQQEYDDLESSLRDSGVLAQTQKTEHLEVKARQLEHAKRELDRDLEQLKDQLDQQREHRIEQEKRIAVLEESMNTFEEETKDLQSQEEQAQTTLKVYNMNSDRLQRNLETAGEENTLLQESNAQLRQQVEGWAERVSELEAEMSRCEVAHRGMLQDVANKDERIMSLTDRLLSMKAWDSDLEEEADGEGEGKEASNGTAGRGEENGRGDILDTQGHLQKVQKLIYAAKLNADLKSVDEDKDRLFAKLNDEVKAKEDLQVRIEELGNEKLSLQSDTEQYSDQVQRLQQKLQIMTEMYQENELKLHRLLTVEEKERMQKEEKLNKADKNITMAMEELSNYRQRAGEMEEELEKTKQSYQTQISAHEKKAHNNWLAARAAERELADIRRENGLFRQKLTDTQFKLDALDNDPYALDSLARPLPFRAERSPYGPSPLGRPASETRAFLSPPTLMDGPLARLSPRVSRGPVEPPGGQGEMEQSGGPHSDSGSISPTWERDRRGPPPGPLGPPGYMFPEQGGPMYRRPPPGALGLLPPPGPLHPRGLPPLPPHPADMADGSYRENSHGPGEQEHRETGPGDRRTPPETDPRMGGAPPPGPPMGPMDGPFPRRSPYGPPPPDFYPPRGPGGPPMMPMWAPPPPAGMMFPPRFPPGGPPHPHYAPPMRPPLPDGHLHPSMGPPPPQQSFPSPPHSQSPEEHTPSPEDAI, translated from the exons ATGGCTGTGTCACGGGTTTACACAATCCTGTGGAGTACAGGCAtagtttttgtaattttaccTCATTTAAATCTGGGATTGTTGTCTGACTACAAGATCTGTGGAGATTCTGAGTGTGAAA gcctgatGAGCAGAGTGCAGGCCATCAGGGACCACCGTGGTAAGGACTGCCGTTTCCTGAGCTTCAGACAGGGAGACACCATCTTTGTTTACCACAAACTGTCAGGAAAGAGGGAAGACCTCTGGGCAGGCAGT ATTGACAAACAGTTTGGCTATTTCCCAAAGGATGCCGTGCAAGAGGAGCAGGTTTATGCTGCTGTGGAGAAAGTAGTGGAAACACAG AAATCTGATTTCTTCTGTATGGATGAGTTTGGTTATCCAATTGACTCCAGTCATCTGGACAGTGATGACGATAAGGATGACGACGATCCCAAAATCCAAAACCAGGAGTCAGAAATCACCCAAACCACTCCACACACCGTCGCCACAAATGCTGAAAGCCCTTCAACGTCTGAAGATCCCTCTACAGAGTCTCCGGTTCCAGCACAGGACGCTGACGGCACGTTGACAGAAGAGGCGGAAAACAAAAATGCTAGGGATGCTGCTGTCGGGATTCACGAGGAAGCACGGAAGACTTCTGCAGCTCTGAACGAACAAG GGGTAATAAATCAAATTCTGGACTTTGTTCATCAGATCGCTGAAGATTCAACCACTCATGTTTGTGCAGTGACAGAGCTCCTCATATGGCTTACTGAACAG GTTGTATCAACACTGCCTGATGACATCAGACCCGGGCCAGACCTGTATGGGGTGCCATGGGAACCAGTCATCATCACCAGTGTGGTGGGGCTGGTGACAATGCTGTTGTTCACCTGTAGATGTTATAGCTCT gtCAAAAGCAGAATGTATCAAG GTAAAGAGCAGCGGATGGCTGAGCAGGTTGCGCAGCTGCTGGATGAGAAGTGTAAAGTCCTTGAGACTCTCAGCAAATGTCAACAAGAG TACGATGACCTGGAGAGCTCACTGAGGGACAGTGGTGTCTTGGCCCAAACTCAAAAGACAGAACATCTTGAG GTTAAAGCCAGACAGTTGGAACATGCCAAAAGAGAGCTTGATAGGGATCTTGAACAGCTAAAGGATCAACTGGACCAACAGAGAGAACACAGGATAGAGCAAGAAAAGAGg ATTGCAGTGCTTGAAGAAAGCATGAACACATTTGAAGAAGAAACCAAAGACCTCCAGTCACAGGAAGAGCAG GCACAAACCACTCTGAAAGTGTACAATATGAACAGTGACAGACTACAGAGGAATTTGGAAACAGCTGGAGAGGAGAACACACTGCTACAGGAGAGCAATGCTCAG TTGAGGCAGCAGGTGGAGGGATGGGCAGAAAGAGTAAGTGAGTTGGAGGCGGAGATGAGCAGGTGTGAGGTCGCCCACAGGGGGATGCTGCAGGACGTGGCCAACAAGGATGAGCGTATAATG TCCTTGACAGATCGGCTGCTGAGCATGAAAGCTTGGGATTCAGACCTGGAGGAAGAGGCAGATGGGGAAGGAGAAGGGAAGGAGGCGTCCAATGGTAcagcagggagaggagaggagaatggAAGAGGAGACATTTTGGACACACAAGGCCATCTCCAGAAAGTCCAGAAACTTATCTATGCTGCTAAG cTGAATGCAGACCTCAAATCAGTAGATGAAGACAAAGACCGATTATTTGCCAAACTGAATGATGAAGTCAAAGCTAAAGAAGACCTGCAAG TGAGAATTGAGGAGCTGGGTAATGAGAAATTATCTCTGCAGTCGGACACTGAGCAGTACTCAGATCAG GTCCAAAGATTACAACAGAAACTCCAGATTATGACAGAAATGTACCAGGAGAATGAGCTTAAGTTACACAG GCTGCTGACAGTGGAGGAGAAGGAGCGCATGCAGAAAGAGGAGAAGTTAAATAAAGCCGACAAAAACATCACCATGGCCATGGAAGAACTCAGCAACTATAG ACAACGAgcaggagagatggaggaggagctggagaaaACCAAACAGTCTTACCAGACTCAAATATCAGCACATGAGAAGAAGGCACACAATAACTGG CTGGCAGCCCGcgcagcagagagagagctaGCAGACATCCGGAGAGAGAACGGCCTCTTCAGACAGAA gctgacagacacacagtttAAACTGGACGCCCTCGACAACGATCCCTACGCCTTGGACAGCCTGGCTAGACCACTGCCTTTCAGAG CTGAAAGGTCACCGTATGGCCCATCTCCCCTGGGTCGACCTGCATCTGAAACCAGAgcttttctttctcctcctaCATTAATGGATGGACCACTTGCTAGACTGTCTCCAcgag TGTCTCGAGGTCCAGTGGAGCCCCCAGGTGGCCAAGGAGAGATGGAGCAGAGTGGAGGTCCTCATTCAGACAGTGGCTCAATCTCTCCAACATGGGAGAGAGATCGTAGGGGCCCCCCACCAGGCCCCCTAGGAcccccag gctATATGTTCCCAGAACAAGGAGGTCCGATGTACAGGAGACCTCCTCCCGGAGCTCTGGGCCTCTTGCCTCCACCCGGCCCTCTCCATCCTAGGGGTCTCCCCCCATTACCCCCTCACCCTGCAGACATGGCGG ATGGCTCATACAGAGAAAACAGCCATGGGCCTGGTGAACAGGAACACAGAGAG ACGGGTCCTGGTGACCGAAGGACTCCCCCTGAAACGGATCCAAGGATGGGGGGCGCACCCCCACCTGGACCCCCGATGGGGCCCATGGACGGTCCCTTTCCTCGTAGATCCCCTTATGGACCACCACCTCCTGACTTCTACCCTCCTAGGGGACCTGGGGGCCCTCCCATGATGCCTA tgtgggcccctcctcctcctgcagggATGATGTTCCCTCCTCGTTTCCCTCCAGGTGGACCTCCTCATCCTCACTACGCTCCCCCCATGCGGCCCCCTTTGCCCGACGGCCACCTACATCCTTCCATGGGTCCTCCCCCTCCTCAGCAGTCCTTCCCCTCCCCGCCACACAGCCAGTCGCCAGAGGAGCACACGCCCTCGCCTGAAGACGCCATTTGA
- the ctage5 gene encoding melanoma inhibitory activity protein 2 isoform X3 — protein MAVSRVYTILWSTGIVFVILPHLNLGLLSDYKICGDSECESLMSRVQAIRDHRGKDCRFLSFRQGDTIFVYHKLSGKREDLWAGSIDKQFGYFPKDAVQEEQVYAAVEKVVETQKSDFFCMDEFGYPIDSSHLDSDDDKDDDDPKIQNQESEITQTTPHTVATNAESPSTSEDPSTESPVPAQDADGTLTEEAENKNARDAAVGIHEEARKTSAALNEQVEDSCVGESCSTHSKDKETATEEDPSVSLDNHTPRDEWTGLDEEKDGRLSGGTGKERVTEDKTKEEKGKRSGGERVSPESRPYIQPGSPQSLEGVINQILDFVHQIAEDSTTHVCAVTELLIWLTEQVVSTLPDDIRPGPDLYGVPWEPVIITSVVGLVTMLLFTCRCYSSVKSRMYQGKEQRMAEQVAQLLDEKCKVLETLSKCQQEYDDLESSLRDSGVLAQTQKTEHLEVKARQLEHAKRELDRDLEQLKDQLDQQREHRIEQEKRIAVLEESMNTFEEETKDLQSQEEQAQTTLKVYNMNSDRLQRNLETAGEENTLLQESNAQLRQQVEGWAERVSELEAEMSRCEVAHRGMLQDVANKDERIMSLTDRLLSMKAWDSDLEEEADGEGEGKEASNGTAGRGEENGRGDILDTQGHLQKVQKLIYAAKLNADLKSVDEDKDRLFAKLNDEVKAKEDLQVRIEELGNEKLSLQSDTEQYSDQVQRLQQKLQIMTEMYQENELKLHRLLTVEEKERMQKEEKLNKADKNITMAMEELSNYRQRAGEMEEELEKTKQSYQTQISAHEKKAHNNWLAARAAERELADIRRENGLFRQKLTDTQFKLDALDNDPYALDSLARPLPFRAERSPYGPSPLGRPASETRAFLSPPTLMDGPLARLSPRVSRGPVEPPGGQGEMEQSGGPHSDSGSISPTWERDRRGPPPGPLGPPGYMFPEQGGPMYRRPPPGALGLLPPPGPLHPRGLPPLPPHPADMADGSYRENSHGPGEQEHRETGPGDRRTPPETDPRMGGAPPPGPPMGPMDGPFPRRSPYGPPPPDFYPPRGPGGPPMMPMWAPPPPAGMMFPPRFPPGGPPHPHYAPPMRPPLPDGHLHPSMGPPPPQQSFPSPPHSQSPEEHTPSPEDAI, from the exons ATGGCTGTGTCACGGGTTTACACAATCCTGTGGAGTACAGGCAtagtttttgtaattttaccTCATTTAAATCTGGGATTGTTGTCTGACTACAAGATCTGTGGAGATTCTGAGTGTGAAA gcctgatGAGCAGAGTGCAGGCCATCAGGGACCACCGTGGTAAGGACTGCCGTTTCCTGAGCTTCAGACAGGGAGACACCATCTTTGTTTACCACAAACTGTCAGGAAAGAGGGAAGACCTCTGGGCAGGCAGT ATTGACAAACAGTTTGGCTATTTCCCAAAGGATGCCGTGCAAGAGGAGCAGGTTTATGCTGCTGTGGAGAAAGTAGTGGAAACACAG AAATCTGATTTCTTCTGTATGGATGAGTTTGGTTATCCAATTGACTCCAGTCATCTGGACAGTGATGACGATAAGGATGACGACGATCCCAAAATCCAAAACCAGGAGTCAGAAATCACCCAAACCACTCCACACACCGTCGCCACAAATGCTGAAAGCCCTTCAACGTCTGAAGATCCCTCTACAGAGTCTCCGGTTCCAGCACAGGACGCTGACGGCACGTTGACAGAAGAGGCGGAAAACAAAAATGCTAGGGATGCTGCTGTCGGGATTCACGAGGAAGCACGGAAGACTTCTGCAGCTCTGAACGAACAAG TCGAGGACAGCTGTGTTGGTGAATCCTGTTCGACTCACAGTAAAGATAAGGAAACGGCCACCGAGGAAGATCCTTCTGTGAGCCTGGATAACCACACCCCAAGAGATGAATGGACGGGGCTGGATGAAGAGAAAGACGGACGACTGAGCGGAGGCACAGGAAAAGAGAGGGTGACTGAGGATAAGACAAAAGAAGAGAAGGGAAAAAgaagtggaggagagagagtgtCCCCTGAGTCCCGTCCTTACATTCAGCCAGGATCACCACAGTCCCTGGAAG GGGTAATAAATCAAATTCTGGACTTTGTTCATCAGATCGCTGAAGATTCAACCACTCATGTTTGTGCAGTGACAGAGCTCCTCATATGGCTTACTGAACAG GTTGTATCAACACTGCCTGATGACATCAGACCCGGGCCAGACCTGTATGGGGTGCCATGGGAACCAGTCATCATCACCAGTGTGGTGGGGCTGGTGACAATGCTGTTGTTCACCTGTAGATGTTATAGCTCT gtCAAAAGCAGAATGTATCAAG GTAAAGAGCAGCGGATGGCTGAGCAGGTTGCGCAGCTGCTGGATGAGAAGTGTAAAGTCCTTGAGACTCTCAGCAAATGTCAACAAGAG TACGATGACCTGGAGAGCTCACTGAGGGACAGTGGTGTCTTGGCCCAAACTCAAAAGACAGAACATCTTGAG GTTAAAGCCAGACAGTTGGAACATGCCAAAAGAGAGCTTGATAGGGATCTTGAACAGCTAAAGGATCAACTGGACCAACAGAGAGAACACAGGATAGAGCAAGAAAAGAGg ATTGCAGTGCTTGAAGAAAGCATGAACACATTTGAAGAAGAAACCAAAGACCTCCAGTCACAGGAAGAGCAG GCACAAACCACTCTGAAAGTGTACAATATGAACAGTGACAGACTACAGAGGAATTTGGAAACAGCTGGAGAGGAGAACACACTGCTACAGGAGAGCAATGCTCAG TTGAGGCAGCAGGTGGAGGGATGGGCAGAAAGAGTAAGTGAGTTGGAGGCGGAGATGAGCAGGTGTGAGGTCGCCCACAGGGGGATGCTGCAGGACGTGGCCAACAAGGATGAGCGTATAATG TCCTTGACAGATCGGCTGCTGAGCATGAAAGCTTGGGATTCAGACCTGGAGGAAGAGGCAGATGGGGAAGGAGAAGGGAAGGAGGCGTCCAATGGTAcagcagggagaggagaggagaatggAAGAGGAGACATTTTGGACACACAAGGCCATCTCCAGAAAGTCCAGAAACTTATCTATGCTGCTAAG cTGAATGCAGACCTCAAATCAGTAGATGAAGACAAAGACCGATTATTTGCCAAACTGAATGATGAAGTCAAAGCTAAAGAAGACCTGCAAG TGAGAATTGAGGAGCTGGGTAATGAGAAATTATCTCTGCAGTCGGACACTGAGCAGTACTCAGATCAG GTCCAAAGATTACAACAGAAACTCCAGATTATGACAGAAATGTACCAGGAGAATGAGCTTAAGTTACACAG GCTGCTGACAGTGGAGGAGAAGGAGCGCATGCAGAAAGAGGAGAAGTTAAATAAAGCCGACAAAAACATCACCATGGCCATGGAAGAACTCAGCAACTATAG ACAACGAgcaggagagatggaggaggagctggagaaaACCAAACAGTCTTACCAGACTCAAATATCAGCACATGAGAAGAAGGCACACAATAACTGG CTGGCAGCCCGcgcagcagagagagagctaGCAGACATCCGGAGAGAGAACGGCCTCTTCAGACAGAA gctgacagacacacagtttAAACTGGACGCCCTCGACAACGATCCCTACGCCTTGGACAGCCTGGCTAGACCACTGCCTTTCAGAG CTGAAAGGTCACCGTATGGCCCATCTCCCCTGGGTCGACCTGCATCTGAAACCAGAgcttttctttctcctcctaCATTAATGGATGGACCACTTGCTAGACTGTCTCCAcgag TGTCTCGAGGTCCAGTGGAGCCCCCAGGTGGCCAAGGAGAGATGGAGCAGAGTGGAGGTCCTCATTCAGACAGTGGCTCAATCTCTCCAACATGGGAGAGAGATCGTAGGGGCCCCCCACCAGGCCCCCTAGGAcccccag gctATATGTTCCCAGAACAAGGAGGTCCGATGTACAGGAGACCTCCTCCCGGAGCTCTGGGCCTCTTGCCTCCACCCGGCCCTCTCCATCCTAGGGGTCTCCCCCCATTACCCCCTCACCCTGCAGACATGGCGG ATGGCTCATACAGAGAAAACAGCCATGGGCCTGGTGAACAGGAACACAGAGAG ACGGGTCCTGGTGACCGAAGGACTCCCCCTGAAACGGATCCAAGGATGGGGGGCGCACCCCCACCTGGACCCCCGATGGGGCCCATGGACGGTCCCTTTCCTCGTAGATCCCCTTATGGACCACCACCTCCTGACTTCTACCCTCCTAGGGGACCTGGGGGCCCTCCCATGATGCCTA tgtgggcccctcctcctcctgcagggATGATGTTCCCTCCTCGTTTCCCTCCAGGTGGACCTCCTCATCCTCACTACGCTCCCCCCATGCGGCCCCCTTTGCCCGACGGCCACCTACATCCTTCCATGGGTCCTCCCCCTCCTCAGCAGTCCTTCCCCTCCCCGCCACACAGCCAGTCGCCAGAGGAGCACACGCCCTCGCCTGAAGACGCCATTTGA
- the ctage5 gene encoding melanoma inhibitory activity protein 2 isoform X1 has protein sequence MENSIPSLSHTQKATESPESESNGEDTRGENSSGFSEMPTKTQKRQAENPQMDEEKREGEKKQGEVKEKQETENLEGERRNKGKEGSLKCSNELCPQASGDAFVGVKDGNDSANKLSSIDEGTKETGKQNPVADNDQILADRTGVSQMVAADDTERDEGEEKKDDVAKADEGREEQVEQKNNDLLHSGESGRNSLPNQRSLSQTAENKEDDQLYSSEPDNTELSDDNVLRQGDKTKSEVTETSSKGISTEKETEQIHSDYVIDTAEDTYREEREISVKHDDVRVNEGRDLSTGGTVFRTEEGMEVSVSSSDPVESQAVTCEHTAPQHASGSSHLSDGHNKRAAETGSGGAFGLFENAFSFFSQTPVTETTESPESAPSLDSNTGETSEAQASLPPEQERDSTTGSSHVYMQDLHTDSPITLSQQQLQPLFTETQASSPPPTQTRSHPTESPIQTKTLTKHYKNLLIYMSADETTIMKELFGRHKLQFLDYVLGSSETTTDDPDNDDSILLDIERLLRYHRETLVAPSVRLTDAPQEDKEKTTTLIALQKLEMLLARVRETFNTVEDSCVGESCSTHSKDKETATEEDPSVSLDNHTPRDEWTGLDEEKDGRLSGGTGKERVTEDKTKEEKGKRSGGERVSPESRPYIQPGSPQSLEGVINQILDFVHQIAEDSTTHVCAVTELLIWLTEQVVSTLPDDIRPGPDLYGVPWEPVIITSVVGLVTMLLFTCRCYSSVKSRMYQGKEQRMAEQVAQLLDEKCKVLETLSKCQQEYDDLESSLRDSGVLAQTQKTEHLEVKARQLEHAKRELDRDLEQLKDQLDQQREHRIEQEKRIAVLEESMNTFEEETKDLQSQEEQAQTTLKVYNMNSDRLQRNLETAGEENTLLQESNAQLRQQVEGWAERVSELEAEMSRCEVAHRGMLQDVANKDERIMSLTDRLLSMKAWDSDLEEEADGEGEGKEASNGTAGRGEENGRGDILDTQGHLQKVQKLIYAAKLNADLKSVDEDKDRLFAKLNDEVKAKEDLQVRIEELGNEKLSLQSDTEQYSDQVQRLQQKLQIMTEMYQENELKLHRLLTVEEKERMQKEEKLNKADKNITMAMEELSNYRQRAGEMEEELEKTKQSYQTQISAHEKKAHNNWLAARAAERELADIRRENGLFRQKLTDTQFKLDALDNDPYALDSLARPLPFRAERSPYGPSPLGRPASETRAFLSPPTLMDGPLARLSPRVSRGPVEPPGGQGEMEQSGGPHSDSGSISPTWERDRRGPPPGPLGPPGYMFPEQGGPMYRRPPPGALGLLPPPGPLHPRGLPPLPPHPADMADGSYRENSHGPGEQEHRETGPGDRRTPPETDPRMGGAPPPGPPMGPMDGPFPRRSPYGPPPPDFYPPRGPGGPPMMPMWAPPPPAGMMFPPRFPPGGPPHPHYAPPMRPPLPDGHLHPSMGPPPPQQSFPSPPHSQSPEEHTPSPEDAI, from the exons ATGGAAAACAGCATCCCTTCTTTATCTCACACTCAGAAAGCCACTGAAAGCCCAGAGTCAGAGAGCAACGGGGAAGACACACGCGGTGAAAACAGCTCTGGGTTCTCCGAAATGCCCACAAAGACTCAAAAGAGACAGGCCGAAAACCCACAGATGGacgaagagaagagagagggagaaaagaaacAGGGGGAGGTTAAAGAAAAGCAGGAGACGGAGAATTTGGAGGGTGAGAGGAGGAACAAAGGGAAAGAAGGGAGCCTTAAATGTTCAAATGAGCTTTGTCCTCAAGCTAGTGGAGACGCATTTGTCGGGGTCAAAGATGGAAATGATTCTGCAAATAAGTTGAGCTCAATAGATGAGGGGACAAAGGAGACAGGAAAGCAAAACCCAGTGGCAGACAATGATCAAATATTAGCAGATAGGACAGGAGTGAGTCAGATGGTAGCAGCTGACGACACGGAGAGAGATGagggtgaagaaaaaaaagatgatgttgCTAAGGCCGACGAGGGGAGAGAAGAGCAGGTTGAGCAGAAAAACAATGATCTGCTACATTCAGGGGAGAGTGGCCGAAACAGCCTTCCTAATCAACGTTCACTTAGTCAGACAGCTGAGAACAAAGAAGATGATCAATTATATTCCAGTGAACCAGACAACACTGAGCTTTCTGACGACAATGTGCTCCGTCAGGGAGATAAAACTAAGTCTGAAGTCACTGAAACCAGCAGCAAAGGGATTTCCACTGAGAAGGAAACTGAGCAAATACACTCTGATTATGTGATAGACACAGCGGAGGACACTtacagagaagagagggagatcAGCGTGAAGCATGATGATGTAAGGGTGAATGAGGGCAGAGATCTGAGTACAGGTGGTACTGTATTCAGGACAGAGGAAGGAATGGAGGTTTCAGTTTCGTCCAGTGACCCTGTTGAAAGCCAGGCCGTGACATGTGAACACACTGCTCCTCAACATGCATCCGGTTCTTCACATCTGTCTGATGGTCACAATAAACGAGCAGCAGAGACTGGAAGTGGAGGAGCATTCGGCCTTTTCGAAAACGCCTTTAGCTTTTTTAGCCAAACGCCTGTCACCGAAACTACGGAATCCCCAGAATCTGCCCCAAGTTTGGATTCTAACACAGGTGAGACATCCGAGGCACAAGCCTCTCTCCCTCCCGAACAAGAACGGGATTCAACCACTGGTTCGAGTCACGTTTACATGCAAGATTTGCACACAGACTCTCCCATCACCTTGtcacaacagcagctgcagcctCTCTTTACAGAGACCCAGGCATCATCTCCTCCCCCGACGCAGACCCGTTCTCATCCCACAGAAAGCCCCATCCAAACAAAGACCCTCACCAAACATTACAAGAACCTTCTCATCTACATGAGCGCGGACGAGACGACTATTATGAAGGAGCTCTTTGGACGACACAAGCTGCAGTTTTTGGATTACGTTTTAGGAAGCTCAGAAACCACGACCGATGACCCCGATAATGACGACTCGATATTGTTGGATATAGAAAGACTTCTGCGTTATCACAGGGAGACGCTGGTCGCTCCTAGCGTGAGGCTCACGGATGCACCACAGGAGGACAAAGAAAAGACCACAACGCTCATCGCACTTCAGAAGCTAGAAATGCTGTTGGCGAGAGTGAGAGAGACTTTCAACACAG TCGAGGACAGCTGTGTTGGTGAATCCTGTTCGACTCACAGTAAAGATAAGGAAACGGCCACCGAGGAAGATCCTTCTGTGAGCCTGGATAACCACACCCCAAGAGATGAATGGACGGGGCTGGATGAAGAGAAAGACGGACGACTGAGCGGAGGCACAGGAAAAGAGAGGGTGACTGAGGATAAGACAAAAGAAGAGAAGGGAAAAAgaagtggaggagagagagtgtCCCCTGAGTCCCGTCCTTACATTCAGCCAGGATCACCACAGTCCCTGGAAG GGGTAATAAATCAAATTCTGGACTTTGTTCATCAGATCGCTGAAGATTCAACCACTCATGTTTGTGCAGTGACAGAGCTCCTCATATGGCTTACTGAACAG GTTGTATCAACACTGCCTGATGACATCAGACCCGGGCCAGACCTGTATGGGGTGCCATGGGAACCAGTCATCATCACCAGTGTGGTGGGGCTGGTGACAATGCTGTTGTTCACCTGTAGATGTTATAGCTCT gtCAAAAGCAGAATGTATCAAG GTAAAGAGCAGCGGATGGCTGAGCAGGTTGCGCAGCTGCTGGATGAGAAGTGTAAAGTCCTTGAGACTCTCAGCAAATGTCAACAAGAG TACGATGACCTGGAGAGCTCACTGAGGGACAGTGGTGTCTTGGCCCAAACTCAAAAGACAGAACATCTTGAG GTTAAAGCCAGACAGTTGGAACATGCCAAAAGAGAGCTTGATAGGGATCTTGAACAGCTAAAGGATCAACTGGACCAACAGAGAGAACACAGGATAGAGCAAGAAAAGAGg ATTGCAGTGCTTGAAGAAAGCATGAACACATTTGAAGAAGAAACCAAAGACCTCCAGTCACAGGAAGAGCAG GCACAAACCACTCTGAAAGTGTACAATATGAACAGTGACAGACTACAGAGGAATTTGGAAACAGCTGGAGAGGAGAACACACTGCTACAGGAGAGCAATGCTCAG TTGAGGCAGCAGGTGGAGGGATGGGCAGAAAGAGTAAGTGAGTTGGAGGCGGAGATGAGCAGGTGTGAGGTCGCCCACAGGGGGATGCTGCAGGACGTGGCCAACAAGGATGAGCGTATAATG TCCTTGACAGATCGGCTGCTGAGCATGAAAGCTTGGGATTCAGACCTGGAGGAAGAGGCAGATGGGGAAGGAGAAGGGAAGGAGGCGTCCAATGGTAcagcagggagaggagaggagaatggAAGAGGAGACATTTTGGACACACAAGGCCATCTCCAGAAAGTCCAGAAACTTATCTATGCTGCTAAG cTGAATGCAGACCTCAAATCAGTAGATGAAGACAAAGACCGATTATTTGCCAAACTGAATGATGAAGTCAAAGCTAAAGAAGACCTGCAAG TGAGAATTGAGGAGCTGGGTAATGAGAAATTATCTCTGCAGTCGGACACTGAGCAGTACTCAGATCAG GTCCAAAGATTACAACAGAAACTCCAGATTATGACAGAAATGTACCAGGAGAATGAGCTTAAGTTACACAG GCTGCTGACAGTGGAGGAGAAGGAGCGCATGCAGAAAGAGGAGAAGTTAAATAAAGCCGACAAAAACATCACCATGGCCATGGAAGAACTCAGCAACTATAG ACAACGAgcaggagagatggaggaggagctggagaaaACCAAACAGTCTTACCAGACTCAAATATCAGCACATGAGAAGAAGGCACACAATAACTGG CTGGCAGCCCGcgcagcagagagagagctaGCAGACATCCGGAGAGAGAACGGCCTCTTCAGACAGAA gctgacagacacacagtttAAACTGGACGCCCTCGACAACGATCCCTACGCCTTGGACAGCCTGGCTAGACCACTGCCTTTCAGAG CTGAAAGGTCACCGTATGGCCCATCTCCCCTGGGTCGACCTGCATCTGAAACCAGAgcttttctttctcctcctaCATTAATGGATGGACCACTTGCTAGACTGTCTCCAcgag TGTCTCGAGGTCCAGTGGAGCCCCCAGGTGGCCAAGGAGAGATGGAGCAGAGTGGAGGTCCTCATTCAGACAGTGGCTCAATCTCTCCAACATGGGAGAGAGATCGTAGGGGCCCCCCACCAGGCCCCCTAGGAcccccag gctATATGTTCCCAGAACAAGGAGGTCCGATGTACAGGAGACCTCCTCCCGGAGCTCTGGGCCTCTTGCCTCCACCCGGCCCTCTCCATCCTAGGGGTCTCCCCCCATTACCCCCTCACCCTGCAGACATGGCGG ATGGCTCATACAGAGAAAACAGCCATGGGCCTGGTGAACAGGAACACAGAGAG ACGGGTCCTGGTGACCGAAGGACTCCCCCTGAAACGGATCCAAGGATGGGGGGCGCACCCCCACCTGGACCCCCGATGGGGCCCATGGACGGTCCCTTTCCTCGTAGATCCCCTTATGGACCACCACCTCCTGACTTCTACCCTCCTAGGGGACCTGGGGGCCCTCCCATGATGCCTA tgtgggcccctcctcctcctgcagggATGATGTTCCCTCCTCGTTTCCCTCCAGGTGGACCTCCTCATCCTCACTACGCTCCCCCCATGCGGCCCCCTTTGCCCGACGGCCACCTACATCCTTCCATGGGTCCTCCCCCTCCTCAGCAGTCCTTCCCCTCCCCGCCACACAGCCAGTCGCCAGAGGAGCACACGCCCTCGCCTGAAGACGCCATTTGA